The following are encoded in a window of Prevotella melaninogenica genomic DNA:
- the era gene encoding GTPase Era, whose translation MHKAGFVNIVGNPNVGKSTLMNQLVGEKLSIATFKAQTTRHRIMGIVNTEDTQIVFSDTPGVLKPNYKMQEMMLQFSESALADADILLYVTDVVEDPEKNMDFLEKVSKMSIPVILLINKIDESDQKTLGKLVTKWHGLLPNAEILPISAKNKFGVDILLKRVHELLPESPAFFDKDQLTDKPAKFFVSEIIREKILRYYDKEIPYSVEVVVERFKEDDRQIHISAIIYVERSSQKGIIIGHQGMALKKVSTEARKSLERFFDKKIFLETFVKVDKDWRNSQKELKHFGYSPE comes from the coding sequence ATGCATAAAGCTGGATTTGTAAATATCGTTGGTAATCCGAATGTCGGAAAGAGTACGCTGATGAATCAACTCGTCGGTGAGAAACTCAGTATTGCCACGTTTAAGGCACAGACAACGCGCCATCGTATTATGGGAATTGTCAATACAGAGGATACCCAGATAGTATTTTCAGACACACCAGGTGTACTGAAACCAAACTATAAGATGCAGGAGATGATGCTCCAGTTCTCTGAATCAGCTTTGGCAGATGCCGATATCTTGCTTTATGTAACAGATGTTGTTGAAGACCCAGAGAAGAATATGGACTTCTTGGAGAAGGTTTCTAAGATGTCAATTCCTGTCATCCTTCTGATTAATAAGATTGATGAGAGCGATCAGAAGACACTTGGTAAGCTCGTAACAAAGTGGCATGGATTGTTGCCTAATGCAGAGATACTCCCTATTTCAGCTAAGAATAAGTTTGGAGTAGATATTCTTTTAAAGCGTGTTCACGAACTATTGCCAGAAAGTCCAGCTTTCTTTGATAAAGACCAGTTGACAGATAAGCCAGCTAAGTTCTTCGTATCAGAGATTATTCGTGAGAAGATTCTGCGCTATTATGATAAGGAAATCCCTTATTCTGTTGAGGTTGTTGTTGAACGTTTCAAGGAAGATGATCGTCAGATTCACATCAGTGCTATCATTTATGTGGAACGTAGTAGCCAGAAAGGAATTATTATTGGCCATCAGGGTATGGCACTTAAGAAGGTGTCTACCGAAGCGCGTAAGAGCTTGGAGCGTTTCTTCGATAAGAAGATCTTCCTTGAGACTTTCGTGAAAGTGGATAAGGACTGGCGCAACTCACAGAAGGAATTGAAACACTTTGGTTATAGTCCAGAGTAG
- a CDS encoding YceD family protein, giving the protein MDLETLKIDLKGLEEGVNHLEFDLDDAYFKAVDAPEVSQGRVHVSLDIVRTGDDFFTLDFHEAGTVMVPCDICLDPVEQPIETTQRLEVKLGKENSEEDDLVTVAEDEGILDVAWYLYEFIALAIPIKHVHAPGKCNPAMVRALEEYSAARSGEEDEQAMDPRWEALLKLKK; this is encoded by the coding sequence ATGGACTTAGAAACCCTTAAAATAGATTTGAAGGGTCTGGAAGAAGGTGTAAATCACCTTGAGTTCGACCTGGATGACGCTTACTTTAAGGCAGTTGACGCTCCTGAAGTGAGTCAAGGACGTGTGCATGTATCTCTTGATATTGTGCGCACAGGAGATGATTTCTTTACCCTTGATTTCCATGAGGCAGGTACGGTAATGGTTCCGTGCGATATATGTCTCGACCCAGTAGAGCAGCCAATAGAGACAACACAACGTCTCGAAGTTAAGTTAGGAAAAGAAAACTCAGAAGAGGACGACCTTGTGACGGTGGCCGAGGACGAAGGAATACTCGATGTTGCATGGTACCTCTACGAATTCATAGCTCTCGCAATCCCTATCAAGCATGTGCATGCACCTGGAAAATGCAACCCTGCTATGGTACGAGCTCTTGAGGAGTATTCTGCCGCCCGAAGCGGTGAGGAAGACGAGCAGGCGATGGATCCGCGCTGGGAAGCTCTATTAAAATTGAAAAAATAA
- a CDS encoding sensor histidine kinase, with amino-acid sequence MQWTDRIRQVKIFLVVAAILIAVASLLVSRSLTHDLSEQERSKMQVWAEAMKSLSAADENTDLSLVLKVLDENHTIPVVILDNDGVVTEYRNIIIKARNAKDSVNYVTSLGQQLKASGQVIRISLSKNHNDYIDVCYDDSLMLKRIALYPYVQLGVVILFVIVAIFALLTSKRAEQNKVWVGLSKETAHQLGTPISSLMAWTTILKETYPDDELLPEMDKDVKRLQLIADRFSKIGSVPEPVPSSLNEVLNHVVDYMDRRTSKKIEMKTELPADDIIINMNASLFEWVIENLCKNAVDAMGGKIGSITLRLEETDKRAIVEVSDTGKGIKKKDIRNVFRPGFTTKERGWGLGLSLAKRIVEEYHHGKIYVKSSEVGKGTTFRIELRKA; translated from the coding sequence ATGCAGTGGACTGATAGAATTCGTCAGGTAAAGATATTTCTGGTGGTTGCAGCAATTCTTATTGCTGTGGCTTCTTTGCTTGTATCTCGCTCTTTGACTCATGATTTGTCAGAGCAGGAAAGGAGTAAAATGCAAGTATGGGCGGAAGCAATGAAATCGCTTAGTGCTGCGGATGAGAACACCGATCTTAGCCTTGTTTTAAAGGTGTTAGATGAGAATCACACTATACCTGTTGTTATTTTGGATAATGACGGGGTTGTAACAGAATACCGTAACATCATTATTAAAGCTCGTAATGCAAAGGATAGCGTTAATTACGTTACTTCTTTAGGTCAACAGCTGAAAGCCTCAGGTCAGGTGATTCGTATCTCTTTGAGTAAGAATCATAATGACTATATAGATGTATGCTATGATGATTCATTGATGTTAAAGCGTATTGCGCTTTATCCCTATGTACAATTAGGTGTTGTTATACTATTTGTTATTGTAGCTATTTTTGCCTTATTGACATCAAAGCGTGCAGAGCAAAACAAAGTATGGGTTGGTTTAAGTAAAGAAACGGCTCACCAGTTAGGTACCCCTATCTCCTCTCTTATGGCATGGACAACAATTTTGAAGGAAACATATCCTGACGATGAACTCCTGCCAGAGATGGATAAAGACGTGAAACGTTTACAGCTTATTGCTGATCGCTTTTCAAAGATTGGTTCCGTTCCAGAGCCAGTCCCATCCAGTCTTAATGAAGTTCTCAATCATGTTGTCGACTATATGGATCGTCGTACATCAAAGAAAATAGAGATGAAGACGGAGTTGCCAGCAGATGATATAATCATAAATATGAATGCCTCACTCTTTGAGTGGGTAATCGAGAACCTGTGTAAGAATGCTGTTGATGCGATGGGAGGAAAGATCGGTAGTATTACACTTCGTTTAGAAGAGACTGACAAGCGTGCTATTGTAGAGGTGAGCGATACAGGAAAGGGTATTAAAAAGAAAGACATAAGAAACGTTTTTCGTCCAGGCTTTACTACTAAGGAACGAGGTTGGGGCTTAGGTTTGAGTCTTGCAAAGCGTATTGTTGAGGAATATCATCATGGTAAGATATATGTGAAAAGCTCGGAAGTAGGGAAGGGAACAACTTTTCGCATAGAACTTCGCAAAGCGTAA
- a CDS encoding DNA-binding protein, with product MIEFKVTSRKATMGKMKGKTVYIAVPKGQQKLSPEMILERIVRETSLSEGDARNVIITLRNLILECARMGTGLDLGDIFSLRVNVPSKMEENEKDVSAKSLKTPKLTLTWKEPVRKALKELQVDVDNPTRKKVKGKEEKEKKEKEGGGPEAG from the coding sequence ATGATTGAATTTAAAGTAACGTCTCGTAAGGCGACCATGGGAAAGATGAAGGGTAAGACGGTGTATATCGCTGTGCCGAAAGGTCAGCAGAAGCTCTCGCCCGAAATGATATTGGAACGTATTGTTCGTGAGACATCGTTGAGTGAGGGTGATGCAAGGAACGTTATCATCACGCTGCGCAATCTTATCCTTGAGTGTGCCCGCATGGGAACAGGCTTAGACCTTGGCGACATCTTTTCGCTGCGCGTCAACGTGCCTTCAAAGATGGAGGAGAACGAGAAAGATGTTTCGGCAAAGAGCCTTAAGACTCCGAAGCTGACCTTGACCTGGAAGGAGCCAGTGCGTAAAGCTTTGAAAGAGCTGCAGGTGGACGTGGATAATCCGACAAGGAAGAAAGTGAAAGGAAAAGAGGAAAAAGAAAAGAAAGAGAAGGAAGGAGGAGGACCAGAGGCGGGATAA
- a CDS encoding beta-ketoacyl-ACP synthase III, with amino-acid sequence MSKINAIITGVAGYVPDYVLNNEELSRMVDTNDEWITTRTGIKERRILTEEGLGTSYMARKAAKLLMTKTGADPDSIDAVVVATTTPDYPHPSTASIVLGKLGLKNAFAFDLAAACCGFMYALDVACNMIQSGRHKRIIVIGADKMSAITDYRDRATCPLFGDGAGAVMLEGTTEEGVGMIDSYHRTDGKGLPFLHIKAGGSVCPSSSFTVDHRLHYTYQEGRTVFRYAVTAMGDDCAALLERNGLTQDDVDYVVCHQANLRIIEAVAKRIGVPMEKVLVNIQRYGNTSAACMPLVLWDYESQLKKGDNIIFTGFGAGFVNGASYFKWAYDGDAAAVKK; translated from the coding sequence ATGAGTAAGATTAATGCGATTATAACAGGTGTCGCAGGTTATGTGCCAGACTATGTCCTCAACAATGAGGAATTGTCTCGCATGGTTGATACTAATGATGAGTGGATTACCACTCGTACCGGTATCAAGGAACGTCGAATCCTCACCGAAGAGGGACTCGGTACTTCCTATATGGCCCGCAAGGCAGCAAAGCTCCTGATGACAAAGACAGGTGCTGATCCAGACAGTATTGATGCTGTTGTTGTTGCTACAACGACTCCTGACTATCCGCATCCTTCAACAGCTTCTATCGTATTAGGAAAGTTAGGATTGAAGAATGCCTTCGCATTTGACTTAGCTGCTGCATGTTGTGGCTTCATGTATGCACTCGATGTTGCCTGCAATATGATTCAAAGTGGTCGTCACAAGCGTATCATTGTTATCGGTGCTGATAAGATGTCAGCTATTACTGATTATCGTGATCGCGCAACTTGTCCACTTTTCGGTGATGGTGCAGGTGCTGTGATGTTAGAGGGTACAACCGAGGAAGGCGTTGGTATGATTGATTCTTATCATCGCACAGACGGTAAGGGACTTCCATTCCTCCATATTAAGGCAGGTGGTTCTGTATGTCCTTCTTCAAGTTTTACAGTTGATCATCGTTTGCATTACACTTACCAAGAGGGACGCACCGTCTTCCGTTATGCTGTTACAGCGATGGGTGACGACTGTGCTGCACTATTGGAGCGCAATGGCTTGACCCAAGATGATGTTGATTATGTAGTTTGTCATCAGGCAAACCTTCGTATCATTGAGGCTGTTGCAAAACGCATTGGAGTTCCAATGGAGAAGGTATTGGTTAATATTCAGCGTTATGGTAATACCAGTGCTGCTTGTATGCCACTTGTTCTTTGGGATTACGAGTCACAGCTGAAGAAGGGTGATAATATTATTTTCACCGGCTTTGGTGCAGGTTTCGTTAATGGCGCATCTTACTTTAAGTGGGCTTACGACGGTGACGCTGCTGCGGTTAAGAAATAA
- the rpmF gene encoding 50S ribosomal protein L32: protein MAHPKRRQSKTRTLKRRTHDKAVAPTLALCPNCGAYYVYHTVCPTCGNYRGKVAVVKETAE, encoded by the coding sequence ATGGCACATCCAAAAAGAAGACAGTCAAAGACTCGTACACTCAAGAGAAGAACTCACGATAAGGCAGTAGCTCCTACATTGGCTTTATGCCCTAACTGTGGTGCTTATTATGTTTATCACACAGTTTGCCCAACTTGTGGTAACTATCGTGGTAAGGTTGCTGTCGTAAAGGAAACAGCTGAGTAA
- the der gene encoding ribosome biogenesis GTPase Der, with amino-acid sequence MANLVAIVGRPNVGKSTLFNRLTQTRHAIVSDTAGTTRDRQYGKCQWNGREFSIVDTGGWVVKSDDIFEDAIRKQVLVATEEADLVLFVVDTETGITDWDEDVALILRRTKLPVLLVANKVDNSGEYYQAAEFYKLGLGEPICISAATGGGTGDLLDILLENLKDVPEEAVDQDIPRFAVVGRPNAGKSSIINAFIGEDRNIVTEIAGTTRDSIYTRYTKFGFDFYLVDTAGIRRKNKVSEDLEFYSVMRSIRSIENSDVCILMLDATRGIEAQDMNIFQLIQRNNKSLVVVVNKWDLVEDKNQKVIDTFENAIRKRMAPFVDFPIIFASALTKQRIFKVLETAKEVYQNRTIHIGTTKLNEVMLPIIEATPPQSVKGKYIKIKYCSQLPNTQIPSFVFYANLPQYVKEQYRRFLENKIRENWNLHGCPINIFIRQK; translated from the coding sequence ATGGCAAATTTAGTAGCTATTGTGGGACGCCCAAACGTAGGTAAGTCCACACTTTTCAATCGATTAACTCAGACACGTCATGCGATTGTGAGCGATACTGCAGGTACAACACGCGACCGTCAGTATGGTAAGTGTCAGTGGAACGGACGCGAATTTTCTATTGTTGACACTGGTGGATGGGTTGTTAAATCAGACGATATTTTTGAAGATGCAATCCGCAAGCAGGTGCTTGTGGCAACGGAAGAGGCTGACCTCGTTCTCTTTGTTGTTGATACTGAAACGGGTATTACCGACTGGGATGAGGACGTCGCATTGATTCTTCGTCGCACTAAGCTCCCTGTACTCCTTGTTGCGAATAAGGTTGACAACAGCGGTGAGTATTATCAGGCAGCAGAGTTTTATAAACTCGGTTTGGGAGAGCCTATCTGTATTAGTGCTGCTACTGGTGGTGGAACAGGTGATTTGCTTGATATTCTGCTTGAGAACTTGAAGGATGTACCAGAGGAGGCAGTTGATCAGGATATCCCTCGTTTTGCAGTCGTAGGTCGTCCTAACGCTGGTAAGTCAAGTATTATCAATGCCTTCATTGGTGAGGACCGTAATATTGTGACCGAGATTGCAGGTACAACGCGTGATAGTATCTATACTCGCTATACGAAGTTTGGTTTTGATTTCTATCTTGTTGATACTGCTGGTATCCGTCGTAAGAACAAGGTGAGCGAAGACTTGGAGTTCTATAGCGTAATGCGTTCTATCCGAAGCATTGAGAACTCTGATGTTTGTATTCTTATGTTGGATGCAACACGTGGTATCGAGGCGCAGGATATGAATATCTTCCAGCTCATACAGCGTAATAATAAGAGTCTTGTTGTCGTTGTGAACAAGTGGGATTTGGTTGAAGACAAGAACCAGAAGGTTATTGATACCTTTGAGAATGCTATTCGTAAGCGTATGGCTCCGTTTGTTGATTTCCCAATCATTTTTGCTTCTGCACTGACCAAGCAGCGTATCTTTAAGGTTTTGGAAACAGCGAAAGAGGTTTATCAGAACCGCACAATACATATTGGTACAACGAAGTTGAATGAGGTTATGCTCCCTATAATTGAGGCAACACCACCACAGTCAGTGAAGGGTAAGTACATCAAGATTAAGTATTGCTCACAGCTTCCAAACACACAGATTCCTTCTTTCGTGTTCTATGCGAATCTGCCACAGTATGTTAAGGAGCAGTATCGTCGTTTCTTGGAGAACAAGATACGTGAGAACTGGAACCTACATGGCTGTCCAATCAATATATTCATTCGTCAGAAGTAG